The Raphanus sativus cultivar WK10039 chromosome 2, ASM80110v3, whole genome shotgun sequence genome includes a region encoding these proteins:
- the LOC108842651 gene encoding protein KINESIN LIGHT CHAIN-RELATED 1 isoform X2, with protein MPGVVSVKTPANAPPLRVAVPETQPNRSELSNPPRTPMKKTPSSSTPSRSKPSPGRSPGVSSAAVLDDPSLDNPDLGPFLLKLARDAIASGEGPNKALDYAIRATKSFERCCAAAAPPVPGGSDGGPVLDLAMSLHVLAAIYCSLGRFDEAVPPLERAIKVPDPTRGPDHSLAAFSGCMQLGDTLSMLGQIDRSIACYEEGLKIQIQTLGETDPRVGETCRYLAEAYVQAMQFNKAEDLCKKTLEIHRAHSEPASLEEAADRRLMAIICEAKGDYENALEHLVLASMAMIASGQESEVASIDVSIGNIYMSLCRFDEAVFSYQKALTVFKSSKGETHPTVASVFVRLAELYHRTGKLRESKSYCENALRIYNKPVPGTTVEEIAGGLTEISAIYESVDEPEEALKLLQKSMKLLEDKPGQQSAIAGLEARMGVMYYTLGRYEDARNAFENAVTKLRAAGEKSAFFGVVLNQMGLACVQLFKIDEAGELFEEARGILEQERGPCDQDTLGVYSNLAATYDAMGR; from the exons ATGCCAGGCGTAGTCTCAGTCAAAACGCCGGCCAATGCGCCACCGCTCCGTGTAGCCGTCCCAGAAACGCAACCTAACCGTTCCGAACTCTCAAATCCTCCTCGAACCCCGATGAAGAAGACCCCTTCTTCCTCTACACCATCTCGATCCAAACCATCTCCCGGTAGATCCCCGGGAGTCTCCTCCGCCGCCGTACTTGACGATCCCTCTCTCGACAACCCGGATCTCGGCCCTTTCCTCCTCAAGCTCGCTCGAGACGCGATAGCTTCAGGCGAAGGTCCAAACAAAGCACTAGACTACGCGATCCGCGCCACGAAGTCGTTCGAGCGATGCTGCGCCGCCGCTGCTCCTCCCGTTCCCGGCGGAAGCGACGGCGGACCTGTTCTCGATCTCGCCATGAGTCTCCACGTCCTCGCCGCTATCTACTGCAGTCTCGGACGATTCGATGAAGCGGTCCCGCCGCTCGAGCGAGCTATCAAGGTTCCGGATCCGACCCGGGGACCCGACCACTCTCTCGCTGCGTTCTCGGGGTGTATGCAACTCGGCGACACGTTGTCGATGTTAGGTCAGATCGATAGATCGATAGCTTGCTACGAAGAAGGTCTTAAGATCCAGATCCAGACTCTAGGCGAAACGGATCCACGTGTCGGAGAAACTTGCAG GTACTTAGCGGAAGCTTATGTTCAAGCAATGCAGTTCAATAAAGCTGAAGACTTGTGCAAGAAGACTCTAGAGATCCACCGTGCGCATAGCGAACCTGCCTCGCTCGAGGAGGCAGCTGATAGGAGACTGATGGCGATCATCTGTGAGGCTAAAGGAGACTACGAGAACGCCCTCGAGCACCTTGTCCTCGCCAGTATGGCCATGATTGCTAGCGGGCAAGAATCCGAGGTGGCATCGATCGATGTCAGCATTGGGAACATCTACATGTCGCTGTGCAGGTTTGACGAGGCTGTGTTCTCTTACCAGAAGGCTCTCACTGTGTTCAAGTCCTCTAAGGGTGAGACTCATCCTACGGTAGCGTCAGTGTTTGTCAGATTGGCTGAGCTTTACCATAGGACAGGGAAACTTCGTGAGTCCAAATCTTATTGTGAGAACGCGTTGAGGATATACAATAAGCCGGTTCCTGGGACAACCGTGGAGGAGATTGCTGGTGGGTTAACCGAGATCTCTGCTATTTATGAGTCTGTGGATGAACCCGAGGAAGCATTGAAGCTACTTCAGAAGTCAATGAAATTACTTGAGGATAAACCAGGACAGCAGAGCGCTATTGcag GGTTAGAGGCACGAATGGGAGTAATGTATTACACGTTGGGGAGGTATGAGGACGCAAGAAACGCGTTTGAGAACGCTGTTACAAAGCTGCGTGCAGCGGGCGAGAAATCTGCCTTCTTCGGAGTTGTATTAAACCAGATGGGACTGGCATGCGTTCAGCTTTTCAAGATCGATGAGGCTGGTGAATTGTTTGAAGAAGCGAGAGGGATTCTCGAACAAGAACGTGGTCCTTGTGATCAGGACACTCTCGGTGTTTACAGCAACCTTGCTGCTACATATGACGCCATGGGAAGGTAA
- the LOC108842651 gene encoding protein KINESIN LIGHT CHAIN-RELATED 1 isoform X1, with product MPGVVSVKTPANAPPLRVAVPETQPNRSELSNPPRTPMKKTPSSSTPSRSKPSPGRSPGVSSAAVLDDPSLDNPDLGPFLLKLARDAIASGEGPNKALDYAIRATKSFERCCAAAAPPVPGGSDGGPVLDLAMSLHVLAAIYCSLGRFDEAVPPLERAIKVPDPTRGPDHSLAAFSGCMQLGDTLSMLGQIDRSIACYEEGLKIQIQTLGETDPRVGETCRYLAEAYVQAMQFNKAEDLCKKTLEIHRAHSEPASLEEAADRRLMAIICEAKGDYENALEHLVLASMAMIASGQESEVASIDVSIGNIYMSLCRFDEAVFSYQKALTVFKSSKGETHPTVASVFVRLAELYHRTGKLRESKSYCENALRIYNKPVPGTTVEEIAGGLTEISAIYESVDEPEEALKLLQKSMKLLEDKPGQQSAIAGLEARMGVMYYTLGRYEDARNAFENAVTKLRAAGEKSAFFGVVLNQMGLACVQLFKIDEAGELFEEARGILEQERGPCDQDTLGVYSNLAATYDAMGRIEDAIEILEQVLKLREEKLGTANPDFEDEKKRLAELLKEAGWSRNYKAKSLQNLIDPNARPPKKEGSAKKWPSLGFKF from the exons ATGCCAGGCGTAGTCTCAGTCAAAACGCCGGCCAATGCGCCACCGCTCCGTGTAGCCGTCCCAGAAACGCAACCTAACCGTTCCGAACTCTCAAATCCTCCTCGAACCCCGATGAAGAAGACCCCTTCTTCCTCTACACCATCTCGATCCAAACCATCTCCCGGTAGATCCCCGGGAGTCTCCTCCGCCGCCGTACTTGACGATCCCTCTCTCGACAACCCGGATCTCGGCCCTTTCCTCCTCAAGCTCGCTCGAGACGCGATAGCTTCAGGCGAAGGTCCAAACAAAGCACTAGACTACGCGATCCGCGCCACGAAGTCGTTCGAGCGATGCTGCGCCGCCGCTGCTCCTCCCGTTCCCGGCGGAAGCGACGGCGGACCTGTTCTCGATCTCGCCATGAGTCTCCACGTCCTCGCCGCTATCTACTGCAGTCTCGGACGATTCGATGAAGCGGTCCCGCCGCTCGAGCGAGCTATCAAGGTTCCGGATCCGACCCGGGGACCCGACCACTCTCTCGCTGCGTTCTCGGGGTGTATGCAACTCGGCGACACGTTGTCGATGTTAGGTCAGATCGATAGATCGATAGCTTGCTACGAAGAAGGTCTTAAGATCCAGATCCAGACTCTAGGCGAAACGGATCCACGTGTCGGAGAAACTTGCAG GTACTTAGCGGAAGCTTATGTTCAAGCAATGCAGTTCAATAAAGCTGAAGACTTGTGCAAGAAGACTCTAGAGATCCACCGTGCGCATAGCGAACCTGCCTCGCTCGAGGAGGCAGCTGATAGGAGACTGATGGCGATCATCTGTGAGGCTAAAGGAGACTACGAGAACGCCCTCGAGCACCTTGTCCTCGCCAGTATGGCCATGATTGCTAGCGGGCAAGAATCCGAGGTGGCATCGATCGATGTCAGCATTGGGAACATCTACATGTCGCTGTGCAGGTTTGACGAGGCTGTGTTCTCTTACCAGAAGGCTCTCACTGTGTTCAAGTCCTCTAAGGGTGAGACTCATCCTACGGTAGCGTCAGTGTTTGTCAGATTGGCTGAGCTTTACCATAGGACAGGGAAACTTCGTGAGTCCAAATCTTATTGTGAGAACGCGTTGAGGATATACAATAAGCCGGTTCCTGGGACAACCGTGGAGGAGATTGCTGGTGGGTTAACCGAGATCTCTGCTATTTATGAGTCTGTGGATGAACCCGAGGAAGCATTGAAGCTACTTCAGAAGTCAATGAAATTACTTGAGGATAAACCAGGACAGCAGAGCGCTATTGcag GGTTAGAGGCACGAATGGGAGTAATGTATTACACGTTGGGGAGGTATGAGGACGCAAGAAACGCGTTTGAGAACGCTGTTACAAAGCTGCGTGCAGCGGGCGAGAAATCTGCCTTCTTCGGAGTTGTATTAAACCAGATGGGACTGGCATGCGTTCAGCTTTTCAAGATCGATGAGGCTGGTGAATTGTTTGAAGAAGCGAGAGGGATTCTCGAACAAGAACGTGGTCCTTGTGATCAGGACACTCTCGGTGTTTACAGCAACCTTGCTGCTACATATGACGCCATGGGAAG GATAGAAGATGCGATTGAGATACTAGAGCAGGTTCTGAAGCTGAGAGAGGAGAAGCTTGGGACTGCAAATCCGGATTTTGAGGACGAGAAGAAGCGTTTGGCCGAGCTTTTGAAGGAAGCGGGGTGGTCTAGGAACTACAAAGCCAAGTCGCTACAGAATCTGATCGATCCCAACGCAAGACCTCCCAAGAAAGAGGGATCTGCTAAGAAATGGCCCAGCCTCGGTTTTAAGTTCTGA